A window of the Thalassophryne amazonica chromosome 11, fThaAma1.1, whole genome shotgun sequence genome harbors these coding sequences:
- the gdf9 gene encoding growth/differentiation factor 9 — protein sequence MEKQTSVCVRAVLLLLLALVTCPLRAVHSLDQLTQQPYDSIFSPLFRALSEHGGSRWNPGLVRKIKPEHRYVRYLTDVYKSSSREKGSADGNHSYNTIRLIKPREECFTHSHEENFTQAVSYNLDQVKRKERLLKSALLYNFDHAGEMSLSTMCYLSVTEQEHSDQCRPCPDVLHAVNFTGRRNKRNWVEVDVTAFLQPLLKFQKKTLHLLINITCLVDQSAMADGHKEHQKFTIRSPPLLLYLHDASKTAHQRSASVGRAGPKASAALNAFHKRIIFKTEHMMKHKRRWKRHSPKSQRGDKTLNFHLPELLPSSEFPTSECALYDFRVHFSQLKLDHWIVFPPKYNPRFCRGICPRTLGFMYGSPVHTMLQNIIYEKLDSSVPRPSCIPSHYSPLSVMIFQEDGSYVYKEFADMIATRCTCR from the exons ATGGAAAAGCAGACgtccgtgtgtgtgcgcgcagtcTTGCTGTTGCTGCTGGCGCTGGTCACCTGTCCCCTCCGGGCCGTGCACAGCCTGGACCAGCTGACTCAGCAGCCCTACGACAGCATCTTCTCCCCGCTCTTCAGAGCCCTGTCCGAGCACGGGGGCTCCAGGTGGAACCCGGGCCTCGTCAGAAAGATCAAACCCGAGCACAGGTACGTCCGGTACCTCACCGACGTCTACAAGTCATCGTCCAGAGAGAAGGGCAGCGCGGACGGAAATCACTCCTACAATACGATCCGGCTGATCAAGCCCCGGGAGGAATGTTTTACACACAGTCACGAAG AGAATTTCACACAAGCTGTTTCCTACAATTTGGACCAAGTGAAGAGAAAAGAACGGCTCCTTAAGTCGGCCCTGTTGTACAACTTTGACCATGCTGGTGAGATGTCTCTGAGCACGATGTGCTACCTGAGTGTCACGGAGCAGGAGCACTCGGACCAGTGTCGGCCGTGTCCTGATGTCCTGCATGCAGTGAATTTCACAGGCAGGAGGAACAAGAGAAACTGGGTAGAAGTTGACGTCACAGCTTTCCTCCAGCCTCTCTTGAAGTTTCAAAAAAAGACTTTACACCTGCTCATCAACATCACCTGTCTGGTGGACCAAAGTGCAATGGCTGATGGGCACAAAGAACACCAAAAATTCACCATAAGGTCGCCTCCTCTGCTTCTTTATCTCCACGATGCCAGCAAAACAGCCCACCAGAGGTCAGCCAGTGTCGGCAGAGCAGGTCCTAAAGCTTCCGCTGCCCTGAACGCTTTTCACAAGAGGATCATTTTCAAAACAGAACACATGATGAAGCACAAGAGGAGATGGAAGAGGCACTCTCCAAAAAGCCAGAGAGGCGATAAAACCCTGAATTTCCACCTCCCCGAACTGCTTCCAAGTTCAGAATTCCCGACGAGCGAGTGTGCTTTGTACGACTTCAGGGTGCACTTTAGCCAGCTGAAACTGGACCACTGGATTGTCTTCCCACCAAAATACAACCCAAGGTTCTGCAGAGGTATCTGCCCGAGAACGCTGGGTTTCATGTACGGTTCACCTGTCCACACAATGTTACAAAACATCATATACGAGAAGCTTGACTCCTCTGTGCCCAGACCTTCATGTATTCCATCCCACTACAGCCCGCTGAGCGTCATGATCTTCCAAGAGGATGGCTCTTATGTCTACAAGGAGTTTGCCGACATGATTGCGACTCGGTGCACATGTCGCTAG